One part of the Hydrogenobacter sp. T-2 genome encodes these proteins:
- a CDS encoding glycosyltransferase family 4 protein — MLRVLQVVDGIGWGGTKEQTYLITRELSLRGFQVHMALSFQYELMREKLRDFGVKFHLFENHNKLSRFNPANYYRLWRVLKEGFDIVIANSPHALDFVRIAISFLRKKPKIIAYKRTGKSSNFLSKTFKYAVADRIVVVDKTTFERLKEENFFPERLVYIPSGLDLERFKPLGSEKALQKRKELGIEPSKRVFINVANWNPEHKGQPLLIEAFSRLGCVDCLLILVGLETDRYALEYAKRYGLEGRLIGLGFREDVPELLNMADYFVFSSYFEGIAGAVLQAMACQKVVISTLAGGIRDYLVDGENGLAVQVGDLEGLTQKMSRALSLSEEEYRKISTKALQTASQYSIKSTVDKYVELFKELLDIS, encoded by the coding sequence ATGCTTAGGGTGCTTCAGGTTGTGGATGGTATTGGCTGGGGAGGGACAAAGGAGCAGACATACCTTATAACAAGAGAGCTATCTCTTAGAGGCTTTCAAGTCCACATGGCTCTTTCTTTTCAGTATGAGCTCATGAGAGAAAAGCTAAGAGACTTTGGAGTTAAGTTTCATCTTTTTGAAAACCACAACAAGCTCTCCAGGTTTAATCCTGCCAATTACTACAGGCTTTGGAGGGTTCTGAAAGAGGGCTTTGATATAGTTATAGCCAATTCTCCTCATGCCCTTGACTTTGTAAGGATAGCCATATCCTTTTTGAGAAAAAAGCCTAAAATAATAGCCTACAAAAGAACAGGCAAAAGCTCAAACTTCCTATCAAAAACTTTCAAATACGCTGTGGCGGACAGGATAGTGGTGGTGGACAAGACAACCTTTGAAAGGCTAAAGGAGGAAAACTTCTTTCCAGAAAGGCTTGTATATATACCCAGTGGGCTTGACCTTGAGAGGTTTAAACCCTTAGGAAGTGAGAAGGCACTACAGAAAAGAAAGGAGTTAGGCATAGAGCCAAGCAAGAGGGTTTTCATAAATGTAGCCAACTGGAACCCAGAGCATAAGGGTCAACCTCTTCTCATAGAGGCTTTCTCAAGGCTTGGGTGTGTGGACTGTCTTCTTATCCTCGTAGGACTTGAAACGGACAGGTATGCACTAGAATACGCAAAAAGGTATGGTCTTGAAGGTAGATTAATAGGTCTTGGCTTTAGGGAGGACGTGCCAGAGCTTTTGAATATGGCGGACTACTTTGTCTTTTCCTCTTACTTTGAGGGTATAGCAGGGGCGGTGCTTCAGGCTATGGCTTGCCAAAAGGTGGTAATATCCACCCTTGCAGGTGGCATAAGGGACTATCTTGTAGATGGTGAGAACGGTCTTGCGGTGCAGGTGGGAGACCTTGAGGGCTTAACGCAAAAGATGTCTCGTGCTCTAAGCCTTTCAGAAGAGGAATACAGAAAAATTTCCACAAAGGCACTTCAAACCGCAAGCCAATACTCAATAAAAAGCACTGTAGACAAGTATGTGGAGCTCTTTAAGGAGCTGTTGGATATATCTTAA
- a CDS encoding FAD:protein FMN transferase: MRLFALLLFIAFAFPQEKLFHLMGTYALIELPQGKEYETYRYMRSLEEKLSDYLESSEVSQINQKAGKGCVEVSEETLEVIKKSLEVSSWTGGAFDITVGSYTINYKRKGMLKEEEAKRLIDYRKVRIEGNRVCLLEEGMAIDLGGVGKGYAVQKAYELLKTDWGFLSIAGDLRVWGHKRRLAVFNPINNKILAEGYNAKDLCLSTGGNYLRRHILGRENNLLQATVAYGDCTINDAIETALLAMDDQSREKFLKENPHIGVLLLFKDGRIYINKAFMEYFEGLKIYPTAP; encoded by the coding sequence GTGAGGCTCTTTGCCCTTTTGCTCTTTATAGCCTTTGCCTTCCCACAGGAGAAACTTTTCCACCTAATGGGGACATACGCCCTTATTGAACTTCCTCAAGGTAAAGAGTATGAAACCTATAGATACATGAGAAGCCTTGAGGAGAAGCTCTCTGACTACTTGGAAAGCTCTGAAGTGTCTCAGATAAACCAGAAGGCTGGCAAGGGTTGTGTGGAAGTCTCTGAAGAGACCCTTGAGGTCATAAAAAAATCCCTTGAGGTATCAAGTTGGACAGGGGGTGCTTTTGACATAACAGTGGGAAGCTACACTATAAACTACAAAAGGAAGGGTATGCTAAAGGAAGAGGAAGCCAAAAGGCTCATAGACTATAGGAAGGTGAGGATAGAAGGGAATAGGGTCTGTCTTTTGGAAGAGGGTATGGCTATAGACCTTGGGGGTGTTGGCAAGGGTTATGCGGTGCAGAAGGCTTATGAGCTGTTGAAAACGGACTGGGGCTTTTTGTCCATAGCAGGCGACCTAAGGGTCTGGGGACACAAAAGACGCCTTGCGGTTTTTAACCCTATAAACAACAAGATACTCGCGGAAGGCTATAACGCAAAAGACTTGTGCCTTTCAACGGGTGGAAACTATCTAAGAAGGCACATTCTGGGTAGGGAAAATAACCTGCTCCAGGCAACAGTTGCCTATGGAGATTGCACCATTAACGATGCGATAGAGACTGCTCTTTTGGCTATGGATGACCAAAGCAGGGAGAAGTTTCTTAAGGAAAATCCACACATAGGCGTTTTGCTACTGTTTAAGGATGGAAGAATATACATAAACAAGGCTTTTATGGAGTATTTTGAAGGGCTTAAGATATATCCAACAGCTCCTTAA
- a CDS encoding SH3 domain-containing protein → MRLLILLVLLNLSFALDRSSINEQSYRLIEYMKRIEEFPQRLRGEQIKYWITQDRFPEGRLFIGDRLFTEKDLENFMQEANLSAIPEEVYVRYGWTLRRTNMRMYPSDAVVHKGNPKIDYNQYTLLEPHTPLAILHSSKSGKWLYAHAPYMRGWVRREDVVFVERNELLKVMSLPFLVVTKGSVKVDNTVFGLGSKVYYEEKKGDLYKVVLPDRRRVWIKRTEGLEEGYIAFNERRTKSILDSLLGTPYDWGGKEGRWDCSSLVQSLYAIYGLELPRNSSQQAQIGRLVAESFGSYEEFKETLKALPPFRTLLFMRGHVMIYGGFEEGQPVIYHAVHRLRREDGSQWHVNSIYKNLLERDGLRNLYKSIIAVRVLD, encoded by the coding sequence GTGAGACTTCTCATACTTCTTGTCCTTCTTAACCTTTCCTTTGCCCTTGATAGAAGCTCAATAAACGAGCAATCCTATAGGCTTATAGAATACATGAAGAGAATAGAGGAGTTTCCACAAAGGCTAAGAGGAGAGCAGATAAAATATTGGATAACTCAAGACCGCTTTCCGGAGGGCAGGCTTTTCATAGGAGACAGGCTTTTTACAGAGAAAGACCTTGAGAACTTTATGCAGGAGGCTAACCTTTCTGCCATACCAGAAGAGGTTTATGTGCGTTATGGCTGGACCCTAAGAAGGACCAATATGCGTATGTATCCGAGCGATGCGGTGGTTCACAAGGGAAACCCAAAAATAGACTACAACCAGTATACGCTTCTTGAACCTCATACCCCTTTGGCTATACTCCATAGTTCAAAGAGTGGAAAGTGGTTATACGCGCATGCACCCTATATGAGAGGCTGGGTAAGGAGAGAGGATGTGGTTTTTGTGGAAAGAAATGAGCTTCTCAAAGTTATGAGCTTGCCCTTTTTGGTGGTAACCAAGGGAAGTGTAAAGGTAGATAACACTGTCTTTGGACTTGGTTCAAAGGTCTACTACGAAGAGAAGAAGGGAGACCTCTACAAGGTAGTCCTTCCAGACAGGAGGAGGGTATGGATAAAAAGGACAGAAGGTCTTGAGGAAGGCTATATAGCCTTTAACGAAAGAAGGACTAAGTCCATCTTAGACAGTCTTCTTGGCACACCTTACGATTGGGGTGGAAAGGAGGGAAGGTGGGATTGCTCTTCCTTGGTGCAAAGCCTTTATGCCATATATGGACTTGAGCTTCCAAGAAACTCCTCCCAGCAGGCACAGATAGGCAGGCTCGTAGCGGAAAGTTTTGGTAGCTACGAAGAGTTTAAGGAAACTCTCAAAGCCCTGCCACCCTTTAGGACGCTTCTTTTTATGAGAGGTCATGTGATGATATATGGAGGTTTTGAGGAAGGTCAGCCAGTTATCTACCATGCGGTTCATAGACTAAGAAGAGAGGATGGGTCTCAATGGCATGTAAACAGCATCTATAAAAACCTCCTTGAAAGAGACGGGTTGAGAAACCTGTATAAATCTATAATAGCGGTGAGGGTGCTTGACTAA
- a CDS encoding MBL fold metallo-hydrolase, whose product MKVIPYGGAKTVTGSCFYVEAMGLKLLIDCGMFQGLEERKNREPFPFDPKEIDYLVLTHAHIDHCGRIPLLVKEGFKGKIISTEPTAKLARLMLLDASKVMYENYKTALKKLQRTGKVPEPPLYEEYDVLEAMELFKIRLAYGQEYRLSKGISLKLRDSGHILGSAFVELEVYEDKRHKRIIFSGDLGNKNKPIVHDPDTPSPADYVFIESTYGDRNHKGFEESKEELLDAIRYAIGKGGNVIIPSYALERAQEILYVLREFYEQGRLPRCEIFLDSPLAISITKLFTSHPEFYDRETYRVFLERNPFELPNLHYTKEVEESKAINSISSGAIIIAGSGMLNGGRVLHHLKYNLWREECALIFVGYQPRGTLGRKIIEGAESVRIFGEEIAVRAKVFTINGFSSHADQQGLIEWLSYTSKPKRVFLVHGEEEKMKVFSKEIKERLGFEAHIPDFGENLEL is encoded by the coding sequence ATGAAAGTTATTCCTTACGGCGGTGCAAAGACGGTAACTGGTAGCTGTTTCTATGTGGAGGCAATGGGTCTAAAACTTCTTATAGACTGTGGAATGTTTCAAGGTCTTGAGGAAAGGAAAAACCGTGAACCCTTTCCCTTTGACCCAAAGGAAATAGACTACCTTGTGCTTACACACGCTCATATAGACCATTGTGGAAGGATACCGCTCCTTGTAAAAGAAGGTTTTAAAGGTAAGATAATCTCCACAGAGCCTACCGCCAAGTTAGCCAGACTTATGCTCCTTGATGCCAGCAAGGTTATGTATGAAAACTACAAAACCGCCCTAAAAAAGCTCCAAAGGACTGGGAAAGTGCCAGAACCACCACTCTATGAAGAATACGATGTGTTAGAGGCTATGGAGCTTTTCAAAATAAGGCTTGCCTACGGGCAAGAGTATAGGCTATCTAAGGGTATAAGCCTAAAACTCAGAGATTCTGGACATATTCTTGGTTCTGCCTTTGTGGAGCTTGAAGTATACGAGGACAAAAGGCACAAGAGAATAATCTTTTCTGGAGACCTTGGAAACAAAAACAAGCCCATAGTCCACGACCCAGATACACCTTCTCCTGCGGACTACGTCTTTATAGAAAGCACCTACGGAGACAGAAATCATAAAGGCTTTGAAGAATCAAAGGAAGAGCTACTTGATGCCATAAGGTACGCTATAGGAAAAGGTGGAAACGTAATAATTCCCTCTTACGCCCTTGAGAGAGCCCAAGAAATACTCTATGTGCTAAGGGAGTTTTACGAACAAGGCAGGCTCCCAAGGTGTGAAATCTTCCTTGACAGTCCATTAGCCATAAGCATAACAAAGCTCTTTACATCACATCCAGAGTTTTACGACAGAGAAACCTACAGGGTCTTTTTGGAGAGAAATCCCTTTGAACTTCCCAACCTCCATTACACAAAGGAAGTGGAAGAATCAAAAGCCATAAACTCAATAAGCTCTGGTGCAATAATAATCGCAGGCTCTGGTATGCTTAACGGCGGAAGAGTGCTTCATCATCTTAAATACAACCTTTGGCGTGAAGAATGTGCACTTATTTTTGTAGGCTATCAGCCTCGTGGAACCTTAGGAAGAAAGATAATAGAGGGTGCGGAAAGTGTAAGGATATTTGGAGAGGAGATAGCGGTTAGAGCAAAGGTTTTTACCATAAACGGCTTTTCTTCCCATGCGGACCAGCAGGGTCTTATTGAGTGGCTCTCTTACACCTCAAAGCCCAAGAGAGTGTTTTTAGTGCATGGAGAAGAGGAGAAAATGAAGGTCTTTAGCAAGGAAATAAAGGAAAGGTTAGGTTTTGAAGCTCACATACCAGATTTTGGAGAAAACCTTGAGCTTTAG
- a CDS encoding glycine--tRNA ligase subunit alpha: MTFQEIIMTLHRFWAERGCAVWQPYDIETGAGTMNPATFLKVLGRKPWNVAYVEPSRRPKDGRYGENPNRLQHYFQFQVILKPAPDNPQEIYLDSLRALGINPEEHDIRFVEDDWESPTLGAWGLGWEVWLDGMEITQFTYFQQAGGLDLEEISVEITYGLERIAMYLQDVDSVFDIKWNEWLTYGEVFKPAEYQWSVYNFEKSDPKVLFELYEIYEKETKRLLEEGLVLPAYDHLLKCSHTFNLLDARGVISVQERARYIRRMNALAQRVAKLYLETMT; encoded by the coding sequence ATGACCTTCCAAGAGATTATCATGACCTTGCATCGCTTTTGGGCGGAGAGGGGCTGTGCGGTTTGGCAACCCTATGATATAGAGACGGGTGCGGGGACTATGAACCCTGCCACTTTTCTCAAGGTGCTTGGCAGAAAGCCGTGGAACGTGGCGTATGTGGAGCCTTCAAGGAGACCAAAGGATGGACGCTATGGCGAAAACCCTAACAGACTTCAGCACTACTTTCAGTTTCAAGTTATCTTAAAGCCTGCACCAGACAACCCTCAGGAGATATACTTGGATAGCCTCAGGGCACTTGGTATAAACCCAGAGGAGCATGATATTCGCTTTGTAGAAGATGACTGGGAGTCTCCTACTTTGGGTGCTTGGGGGCTTGGGTGGGAGGTGTGGCTGGACGGTATGGAAATAACTCAGTTTACCTACTTCCAGCAGGCGGGTGGGCTTGACCTTGAGGAGATATCGGTGGAGATAACCTACGGGCTTGAGAGGATTGCCATGTATCTTCAGGATGTGGACAGTGTGTTTGATATAAAGTGGAACGAGTGGCTTACCTACGGAGAGGTCTTTAAGCCTGCGGAATACCAGTGGAGCGTATACAACTTTGAAAAATCAGACCCAAAGGTGCTTTTTGAACTTTATGAAATATACGAAAAGGAGACCAAAAGACTTCTTGAGGAAGGTCTTGTGCTTCCTGCCTATGACCATCTTCTTAAATGTTCTCATACCTTTAACCTTCTTGACGCAAGGGGTGTTATCTCTGTCCAAGAAAGGGCAAGATATATAAGAAGGATGAACGCCTTAGCTCAAAGGGTGGCAAAGCTATACCTTGAAACCATGACATGA
- the cmr6 gene encoding type III-B CRISPR module RAMP protein Cmr6 gives MKSRLNSFSELPAGFKRQLSELLSKAKSPHIGLVFYKVLVSKFTEDELENGLKAERFARELDATLKELTDYRVNIPKLPCKKSFELKTAYRLAIGMGYPSLLENGFLFHHTYGIPYIPGETLKGLARHVLLLSIYEEIKEKLASTQEPLNYLDKYLSSTEEEFSKNSLTETLDRTEISIILSDYKIREPHRVFRRIFGTQEKRGEVIFLDAFPKKFNPQDLELDIMNPHYAGYYTEKGKNPPGDWENPVPIKFLTLKKGTTFVFCLDYEPLGEEEPELLEHAYNLLRIGLENLGVGGKKAKGYGWFEAV, from the coding sequence ATGAAGAGCAGGCTGAATAGTTTCTCAGAACTACCTGCTGGCTTTAAGAGGCAACTTAGCGAGCTTCTCTCAAAGGCAAAATCGCCTCATATTGGTCTTGTCTTTTACAAGGTCTTGGTTTCTAAATTTACAGAGGATGAATTAGAAAATGGTCTAAAGGCTGAAAGGTTTGCAAGGGAGCTGGATGCCACATTGAAAGAGCTTACAGATTACCGTGTGAACATTCCCAAACTTCCCTGCAAAAAGTCCTTTGAGTTAAAGACCGCTTACAGGTTGGCTATAGGTATGGGCTATCCGTCCCTTTTGGAAAACGGCTTTCTTTTCCACCATACCTATGGCATTCCTTACATACCGGGAGAAACTCTAAAGGGCTTGGCAAGGCATGTGCTTTTGCTTTCCATATACGAAGAGATAAAGGAAAAACTCGCTTCCACACAAGAGCCTCTTAACTATCTTGATAAGTATCTAAGTTCAACGGAAGAGGAGTTTTCAAAAAATAGCCTTACAGAAACCCTTGACAGGACAGAAATAAGCATAATTCTTAGCGATTACAAGATTAGAGAGCCTCATAGGGTTTTTAGGAGGATTTTTGGAACGCAGGAGAAAAGGGGTGAGGTTATATTCCTTGATGCTTTTCCAAAAAAATTTAACCCTCAGGACCTTGAGCTTGATATTATGAACCCTCATTATGCGGGCTACTACACAGAAAAGGGTAAAAACCCACCGGGAGACTGGGAAAACCCAGTGCCAATAAAGTTTTTAACCTTAAAGAAGGGGACAACCTTTGTATTCTGCTTGGACTATGAGCCTCTTGGAGAAGAAGAGCCTGAGCTTTTGGAGCATGCCTATAACCTGCTGAGGATTGGCTTGGAAAACCTCGGAGTGGGTGGAAAGAAGGCTAAGGGTTATGGATGGTTTGAGGCTGTTTGA
- the cmr5 gene encoding type III-B CRISPR module-associated protein Cmr5 — MKSKLQEIASFAYDCVMEVKNKSFEKDYLSHARKLPSMIVHNGLLTTCAFIRSKQNDDGWKKIEEHIKRYMKEIENKEVDSLVKFFSGLDLKEYRLYTRKVLYFAQWLKRVAEGELKYEEQAE; from the coding sequence ATGAAGAGCAAACTTCAAGAGATTGCGAGCTTTGCTTATGACTGTGTGATGGAAGTAAAGAATAAAAGTTTTGAAAAAGACTATCTATCACACGCAAGAAAGCTACCCTCTATGATAGTCCATAACGGACTTTTGACTACCTGTGCCTTTATAAGGTCAAAGCAAAACGACGACGGTTGGAAGAAGATAGAGGAACATATCAAGAGATATATGAAGGAGATAGAAAATAAGGAAGTGGATAGTCTTGTGAAGTTTTTCTCAGGGCTTGACCTTAAGGAATATAGGCTATACACAAGAAAGGTCTTGTATTTTGCACAGTGGCTAAAAAGAGTAGCGGAAGGAGAGCTAAAGTATGAAGAGCAGGCTGAATAG
- the cmr4 gene encoding type III-B CRISPR module RAMP protein Cmr4: MKRKTYLIEVLTPLHVGAGQGLSHVDLPIMREVHTGFPFVPGSAIKGSAREYALREVWKRHLANSGVKLSDLDEEVSKGKKLKEDEAEKIKDDLEYLRSVFGTAGELEEGSAGKVSFGDASILLFPVRSLSHIFLLVTCPYVISRFARTVGMDIPPQKVGDTEALCYSMEIAIDKQVVLEEFVFKAKEAGEDFKKFVDLLGIGYKHRVVCVSDTVFSELVQNYTEVQTHVRIDPDKGTVASGALWTSEYLPAESVLFVNLFLDEDIEYSLPGEMWLGGDMTTGKGRVKLREVKT; encoded by the coding sequence ATGAAAAGAAAAACTTACCTGATTGAGGTTTTAACTCCTCTCCATGTGGGAGCGGGTCAGGGGCTGTCTCACGTAGACCTGCCTATAATGAGAGAAGTTCACACAGGCTTTCCCTTTGTTCCCGGCAGTGCCATAAAAGGTTCTGCAAGGGAGTATGCACTTAGAGAAGTCTGGAAAAGACATCTTGCCAACTCGGGAGTGAAACTCTCTGACTTGGACGAAGAGGTTAGCAAAGGCAAAAAGCTAAAAGAGGATGAGGCAGAAAAGATAAAGGATGACTTGGAATACCTAAGGTCTGTATTTGGCACTGCTGGAGAGTTAGAAGAAGGAAGTGCAGGAAAGGTGTCTTTTGGTGATGCAAGCATTTTACTCTTTCCTGTGAGGAGCTTAAGCCACATATTCCTGTTGGTTACTTGTCCCTATGTTATAAGCAGGTTTGCGCGAACTGTGGGTATGGATATCCCTCCACAAAAGGTTGGAGACACGGAAGCCCTCTGCTACTCTATGGAGATAGCCATAGACAAACAGGTAGTGCTTGAGGAGTTTGTCTTTAAGGCAAAGGAGGCTGGAGAAGACTTCAAAAAGTTTGTGGACCTTCTTGGGATAGGCTATAAGCATAGGGTGGTGTGTGTGAGCGATACGGTCTTTTCTGAGCTTGTGCAAAACTATACAGAGGTGCAAACCCATGTGAGGATAGACCCAGACAAGGGAACGGTGGCAAGCGGTGCACTTTGGACAAGCGAGTATTTGCCTGCGGAGAGCGTGCTTTTTGTAAACCTTTTCCTTGATGAGGACATTGAATATTCCTTGCCGGGAGAGATGTGGCTTGGTGGCGATATGACTACGGGTAAGGGTAGGGTAAAGCTAAGGGAGGTGAAAACATGA
- the cmr3 gene encoding type III-B CRISPR module-associated protein Cmr3, giving the protein MKLYVFEPYDVLSFGGLRHFAGGETHVQRSAFPPPIMRFFHIFERVYGVFLYKDGMVYIPLPADVVKERKKEDKPNIKILKLNKRGIPLITGVEGAYEQAREYFISLKDFFTKYAKGQGDFSICSLRDFIQKEQRVGISIDKDTRTARDGFLYSQDFLRFSEGSRIGVLAEGLREDIRDNRVFLGGERRVSYMHSEDLKVFEKPVSIQKGKLYKFYVLSHLFIEGGLKENLKIGNLRFKVLWFFSAGIEYVSGFGKPFLEMIKPGSVLLLSALDEGGMGCSICQIESVPTVNYKKRMGKDKKTLWDLENFLQRGWNSGILLEVEG; this is encoded by the coding sequence ATGAAACTGTATGTGTTTGAACCTTACGATGTTTTGAGTTTTGGCGGGCTTAGGCATTTTGCTGGGGGAGAAACCCATGTGCAAAGAAGTGCCTTTCCACCACCTATAATGAGGTTTTTCCACATATTTGAAAGGGTTTATGGAGTTTTTCTGTATAAGGACGGTATGGTGTATATCCCTTTGCCTGCGGACGTGGTAAAGGAAAGAAAAAAGGAAGACAAGCCTAATATAAAGATACTTAAGCTAAATAAAAGAGGTATTCCTCTCATTACGGGTGTTGAAGGTGCATACGAGCAGGCAAGGGAATACTTTATAAGTCTTAAAGACTTTTTTACAAAATATGCGAAGGGTCAAGGGGACTTTTCTATCTGTAGCCTTAGGGACTTTATCCAAAAGGAGCAAAGGGTTGGTATAAGCATAGATAAGGACACAAGAACTGCAAGGGATGGGTTTTTATACTCTCAAGACTTTTTGAGGTTTTCAGAGGGTTCTCGTATTGGGGTTTTGGCGGAAGGTTTAAGAGAGGACATAAGGGATAATAGGGTTTTCCTCGGCGGAGAGAGAAGGGTATCTTACATGCATAGTGAAGACCTTAAGGTTTTTGAAAAGCCCGTATCCATACAAAAGGGAAAGCTTTACAAGTTCTACGTCCTTAGTCATCTCTTTATAGAAGGTGGTCTTAAAGAGAATTTGAAAATAGGAAACTTGAGGTTTAAAGTGCTATGGTTTTTCAGTGCTGGCATAGAGTATGTTTCTGGCTTTGGAAAGCCCTTTTTGGAGATGATAAAGCCGGGGAGTGTGCTTTTGCTGTCTGCTTTGGATGAGGGTGGGATGGGTTGTTCCATATGTCAGATAGAGTCCGTTCCTACGGTTAACTATAAAAAGAGGATGGGTAAGGATAAGAAAACGCTTTGGGATTTGGAAAACTTTTTGCAAAGAGGATGGAATAGTGGAATACTTTTGGAGGTGGAAGGATGA
- the cas10 gene encoding type III-B CRISPR-associated protein Cas10/Cmr2: protein MKLCIFTFSPVQSFISQSRKLLDLFNSSFLLSYFTERLIEYIRNEGLGDVVYPVYAPGLKSTELAGYPNRIVIKSTQDLCERLREVFEKTWEDIYNHVILSLGLSAKERLQFEKHVDGYFESFCECQDFIDKKQWLETMELCQVEDAEDYGYTYDLVERFLGAKKSFRAYRGRVDEETYDGEFPDGCTLCGERPALAIDWESLRRKKKLLLSSGEKLCGVCLTKRFAMEYFREVGRLNKKGFPSTKDFAWVPFKNRLIEDKRRDVISKLEYLVGLVLGKELMPIEYISADWLDPKDVRTMMEEAEQEDRKHYEELLDFLEGVFYDKKITGYKKPDNSYFGLLMMDGDNMGKWLGLKRELRKEKLSEDFHRRFSEGLSEYANSVYQKAQEKKPCVELVYAGGDDVLAVGYPTSLLDFAEDIRGNFSKTLKLEEATTSAGLVVGHESENLRFLLEELREAEKLAKREGRDRICISVVMRNSQPVRLVLKWNDLQLFKKITEYFKVKKVAEHSKDSLISQNMPYALREELWLFKEDADSYKPIVMSLLKRLFARKSKLEKEDILSLIEDLEKAGFLKDLNSLEHLFYIARFFSKLEEEDETVCV from the coding sequence ATGAAACTATGCATCTTCACCTTCTCTCCCGTGCAGAGCTTTATATCTCAATCAAGAAAACTCCTTGACCTTTTTAACTCCAGCTTTTTACTTTCGTATTTTACAGAAAGACTTATAGAATACATAAGAAATGAGGGGTTGGGAGATGTGGTGTATCCTGTTTATGCACCCGGGCTTAAAAGCACAGAGCTTGCGGGGTATCCCAACAGGATAGTGATAAAAAGCACACAAGACCTTTGTGAGAGGCTAAGGGAAGTTTTTGAGAAAACCTGGGAAGATATATACAACCATGTCATACTATCTCTTGGTTTATCTGCCAAGGAGCGTCTTCAATTTGAAAAACATGTGGATGGATACTTTGAGAGTTTCTGTGAGTGTCAGGACTTTATAGATAAAAAGCAATGGCTTGAGACTATGGAGTTATGTCAAGTGGAAGATGCAGAGGACTATGGATACACTTACGACCTTGTGGAGAGGTTCTTGGGTGCTAAAAAGAGCTTTAGGGCGTATAGGGGTAGGGTTGATGAAGAGACTTACGACGGGGAGTTTCCAGATGGTTGCACCCTGTGTGGAGAGCGTCCTGCCTTGGCTATAGATTGGGAGAGCTTAAGAAGGAAAAAGAAACTGCTTTTGTCAAGTGGGGAAAAACTCTGTGGCGTGTGTCTTACAAAGAGGTTTGCTATGGAATACTTTAGGGAGGTTGGGAGGTTAAACAAAAAGGGCTTTCCATCCACAAAGGACTTTGCATGGGTTCCTTTCAAAAATAGGCTAATAGAAGATAAGAGGAGGGATGTTATAAGCAAGCTGGAATACTTGGTGGGGCTTGTGCTGGGTAAGGAACTTATGCCAATAGAGTATATAAGTGCGGATTGGCTTGACCCAAAGGATGTGAGAACTATGATGGAAGAGGCGGAGCAAGAAGATAGAAAGCATTACGAAGAACTGCTTGATTTTCTTGAGGGGGTCTTTTATGACAAGAAGATAACAGGCTATAAAAAGCCAGATAACTCCTACTTTGGTCTACTTATGATGGACGGGGACAATATGGGTAAATGGCTGGGGTTAAAGAGGGAGCTTAGAAAGGAAAAGCTAAGTGAAGACTTCCATAGGAGATTTTCAGAAGGGCTTTCTGAATATGCCAATAGTGTCTATCAAAAGGCACAAGAGAAAAAACCTTGTGTGGAGCTTGTGTATGCAGGTGGAGATGACGTGTTGGCGGTAGGCTATCCTACAAGTCTTTTGGACTTTGCGGAGGATATAAGAGGGAACTTTTCAAAAACTCTTAAGTTAGAGGAAGCTACCACAAGTGCAGGCTTGGTGGTGGGACATGAAAGCGAAAACCTTAGGTTCTTGCTTGAGGAGCTAAGGGAGGCGGAAAAACTCGCCAAGCGGGAGGGAAGAGATAGGATATGCATAAGTGTAGTTATGAGAAACTCTCAACCTGTGAGGCTTGTTCTTAAATGGAATGACCTGCAACTTTTTAAGAAGATAACTGAGTATTTCAAAGTCAAGAAGGTAGCTGAACATTCCAAAGACTCTTTAATCTCTCAAAACATGCCTTATGCCCTCAGAGAAGAGTTGTGGCTTTTCAAGGAGGATGCGGACTCCTATAAGCCTATAGTGATGTCCTTACTAAAAAGACTTTTTGCCAGAAAGAGTAAGTTAGAAAAAGAGGATATTCTATCTTTGATAGAAGATTTAGAAAAGGCTGGATTTTTGAAAGACCTTAACTCTTTAGAGCATCTCTTTTACATAGCACGCTTTTTCTCCAAGTTGGAGGAAGAGGATGAAACTGTATGTGTTTGA